TAGGATGTGCCCCATCATATCTAGTAGCAACCACCGTAAACAAATCAAGTTCCTAATTTCCCTAGGCATCTCATTAATGTAAGTGTTCGACAGGTTCAAGTACCGTAGGCTAATCAAATTGCAAATCCCTTCGGGGAATGAGTCAATATTCTCATTGTCGGACAGGTCAAGGACCGTCAGACAAGCCGTCATGGAGTCGAAAAATCCTCCTGGCAAGACACTCACTTTAGTTTCCCTTACAATCAAAGTTTTGAGCTGGGAACACCCGGGTGGTGCTTGGTCGATAttatgaatccatttttcccaTATAGATACTTTCTCCGCTTCCCCCCATTTGGACATCCCTTTTGTGGACatatcttcttccttctctatcACTAGCAACTTGTTCTCCCTTTGCCCGTGGTCACGAGCGATCCAGATCGCCATGTCACGGATGACATCGTGCATCTTTACAtactcttcctcttcctcatcatcatcatgcccaCTTTCCAATAGACAAGCCATCTTTAAGCTCCCCAAGATATACTCCCCCTTCTCCCGCATATTGTATACATCATTGGTGTCTCCTAGCAAGCCCTCTCCAATCCAGAGTTCAATAAGGTCACGTGATCCTATGCGGTAATCCTCAGGGAAGAGACAACAGTAAAGGAAGCAAAGTTGATCGGTAGAGTCATTTAAGCTAATATAACTGAATTCTAGTATGTGGTACACTTCCTCCATACCTGATAGTTTGTATGGATTATTCCTAAGCGTTCTTAACGCATGCTTCCACTCAGAGGGCTTCTTTCTATTGGCCATGGCTTGCCCAACTGTTGTAAGGGCTAATGGCAACCCTTTGCACTCTCccacaatgtccttggccagCTGTAGAATTTCTGGATGAGAATGTATAGTCAATTTGCTGATGTTGTTCTCAAATAATCCCATGGCTTCTTCGAACTTCAAGCACTGAACTTCGAAGGTTTTGTCGGCTCGCATTTGGTCGCATACTTGCTCTGACCGAGTAGTGAATACTACTTTGGATCCATTCTCGAAACTAGGATGAGGAACTCCGATTTTGGAAAGGTCCATGCTTGCCCAAACATCATCAATCAACAGCACAAACTTCTTATGGGTCAAAACTTCCCACAAATAATTGATCCTCTCATCTTGGGACCATCCTCTCCAGCTCTCATCTTTAATGTTCAGCCTTTTCCTTATGGCGTCTTGAATGCTATCTTCATTCACTTGCCTTGAAACCACCACCCAAATAACGACATCGAATTTGTGATTTGCATGCGAAAGCTTCTCATTGATCCTTTTCATGAGGGTTGTCTTACCCACACCGCCCGTTCCATACAACCCAATCACTCCTACTTGTTTTTCATCCATGAGCCATTTCCACACTTCATTAAGAGAAATATCAAGCCCCACAGGCTTGTCCATAGGCTTCTTGAGCACCGGAGGAGGAGGCAACAGTGACGTGAGGTCTAtaaatttttctctctcattttgaaGCTGTCTCACTTCATTGAGCAATTGATCAACTCTTTTCCCCAATTTATAACTTGACCGGCAGTTCCGAGGAAGCCAACGACTGAGACATTTGATTTCGTCACGTTCCCTGGCTTCTCGAAGAATTTGATCTACTTCACCGGAAGACTTTTGCACCCTGCCAAACCAGTCCTCCACTTGTTTCGTGGGCCCCACATGTGCTTCTACTTCTTCGCGTTCCACCTTCGTCTTCACATCTCCGCTAATAGACTTCAGggctttatttttttcatctaataAGCGGACGTTATCTTTCAGATTATAAATGTAGCCCACGGGTTTACTGGCCAAGCCCCATAAACCTTTGACGGTTTCTAAAAGAGGACCTGCGAGTTCCATAGATTCTTTCGGAGATAACAGATCGGAAAGTCGACTATTTAGATGGGTTGGAAAAGGAGCGAATGGGTGGAGTTCGATAAGCTCTGCTGTGTATATCTCGATAATTCCAGCTAGCAGACAAAGGAAAGAATTTcggaacctttttttttacttcgaGAAGAGAAATGgaacaatttttcttcttcttgtttcttcgtCTAGGTCGAgctgcgaagaagaagaagaagaatttcttttattcatttgttaTTCCATAAATTAGTGTCTCATAATAAAAGCATCGTTAAATGTATATAGCTTATGGAGAATATAATTAGTAAAAGTGACGTCACATGAATCCATTTAATTTACAACCAAATTAAACTAAAATCTGAATGTTGAAAAGATGACATAGCAATTTGAAGTGCGGAATTGTTTCCTCATtacatttaaatttttaattgacaagaacaaaaaatactTGGACAGGTTATTTCTTTATTAAGTTTAAATCGATAAAtagaaagagcaaaagaaaattgaaagtgaactagcataaattcattttattgctAGTTCAAAAAGAATCTTTGAAAATTAAACAACTATTGACATATCTTACtgataaaataaattagaaattcaCTTAGCTCGAGTTTTACACGTTAATGCCATTTACTTATAAGAGTACTAGACAACTCACTAACTTGATTAAAGGGCAGGTGACGAGCTTGAGTCTAAGGTCCGAGCTAAATAAAGTCTTGCATGATGCCCCTTGtgatttaataaatataataatctCTTAATATAATAATCGGTCTTAGATGGCATGAGGGAGGGAAACCTAAGAAGGAAATCGTTTGATTAGCTCAACCAAATCTGTGTTTTGGGCTTATTGGGCTTGGACGAAGTGAAAATTTATAACTTTATCAAGCACGATGATTACTCTTTATAATTTCCCAATCCCTCTCAGACATTTACTAAAATTAACTTTAATAGCTGAATCcctatttatttcaagaaatgaGAACTTACTTCTTTAGTGCAAATACTAATTAACTCAAAATAGCACAATAGTTATAGTTATTAATATAGTCGATAAGTTGTCAAATCTACAAGACAATTTACCAACCTCGACAATCATAAATGTAAGATGCTGCTTATTACGAGAAACGAAAAACTTACCCATCTATCGAAAATATTACTTATTGGAAAGCAACACAATAGCTACTTATGCATTTTATGCCTTTGAAACTATAAAGTGGGTACAGGCGGACATAGAGATCTACTTAACATTAGTAAATTTTGCAAGAGGTGGGTCACGATTGACAGAATGATATTAAATTTTAGGTTGATGTACTCATCATGGGTGATAAGTTCTCAATCCACATAACAAGTGTAGTTTATCAATTGTACGTACAGTGACTTTGCATATTAAACTTAGGGCCAACTAAAGGTTATATTGGCCATGATAAATAGGTTCGAGATTCATATTCATCAATATATGTATAAAGATGTACAATGTAATGAAAGATAAGTTCCTAAAAGGTGTGGACAAATTAAGTTCCTTGATTTTTTGTTGAAGACTATACCAAGATCGACCAAGGCTTTAATTAGTAAAAGATAAAACTCGAAATCTCATGTCAGAAACGCAAAAATAGGATCCAATTTTTGCAGTACAGTGAAAATGGCGAAATTGactcaattttctttaaaatgactTTTCATGGTTTAAGGATGTTCGAAATTTTAATCTTGCTCTGCTTGCTAAGCTGGTACGGAGGCTCTTTCATGACTGACTTGTGGGTCAAGCTTATTAAAGGTCTATATTTGCCACATTGTGACTTTCCTGAGGCTGTGAAAGGTACTAAGGCCTCTTGGGGATGGAGTAGTATCTTGGAAGTAAGGCAGATTACATATGAGGGACAATACGGCAAGTAGCTTCTAGAGATAGAGTTAAGGTGTGAAAGGATAGATGGGGGATAACGACGGAGGAAATCAAGCTTATATTGGCTAGTAATTTTATGTTAATGATTTGAGATGCCAGTATGTGAGGCCTAGCCAATGTTAGGTTGCAGCTAAAGAGAAGGGTGCCATCAACAACTCAACCATGGTGACATCGGCagtgaagaaaaaattatgTGGCCTTTCGACAGAAAAGGACAGTTCGACAGCAatatctgtttttgtttttgtgttacCCTATATTTGAGAAAGGAAGGTCCATCTATCTCAAAGGTGGTGGAAAGCAGTGTATGGAAATGGATTTGGCCTCCATATTGTCCTCCAAAATGATTATGCACTTAGGGAAACTACACTGTTAATGCCTTGGCATCCTATAGCAACCTTTTCAAGAGGAGGATCAGAAATGATGCTAGTTGTGTGTTTTGTGGAGTGGAGGAGACTCTGGAACATATTACTCTGTTATGGTTTAATGGAATATGTCAGGATATGGAGGAGAGGAAGCAGCTATTTCCAGGATCATTGCTTTTGTATGTCGATATCTGTGGAAGGATCCTGTTAAGGTGCTTAAGCAGCTGCAGCAAGCTTTAACTGAGTATGTTCACTTGAAGAGGCAAATGCAGTTGGACAATCCTGATCAGAGGAAGAGTGAGAAGGAAGATGCCAGAGatattgattggaaaaaatCTCCACAAGGAGTCATAAATATTAATGGTTATTTCAGCTTTTTACTAAAGGATAACAAGGCGGCAGTGGGAGTTCTTGGTCAAGATTATTCAGTTGTTATAGCTGGTGGTAGAGCGTAACTGGTTGCTGCTTCTGATATGAGCTTTAGCATTGAAGAAAGGAGTTCTTTTAGCCAAAGAAAAGCATTGGGAGTAGATCATCTTTGACACCGATTCAGAAGTTGTCTTTAAAGATGTTGCTATACCAAACTAGTTCATGAGATCGCATTACCTGTGGTGCAAGGTACAGGAGATGCTTCGAAGCAACACAACAGCTTTACCCAGTTTTTGATTCTTAGGAGTGCTAATTAATGTAAACAAGTGGACGTGTCCTAGTGATTGGAATTGTCACCCCCAATCCATTTAAGTTGACTTACTTTTGTATGAATTCAGAACTTCAGCCGCCACGATTTTGCTGTTGCCCTTGTACCTTTGACAC
The window above is part of the Eucalyptus grandis isolate ANBG69807.140 chromosome 6, ASM1654582v1, whole genome shotgun sequence genome. Proteins encoded here:
- the LOC104452327 gene encoding disease resistance protein RPS5 gives rise to the protein MELAGPLLETVKGLWGLASKPVGYIYNLKDNVRLLDEKNKALKSISGDVKTKVEREEVEAHVGPTKQVEDWFGRVQKSSGEVDQILREARERDEIKCLSRWLPRNCRSSYKLGKRVDQLLNEVRQLQNEREKFIDLTSLLPPPPVLKKPMDKPVGLDISLNEVWKWLMDEKQVGVIGLYGTGGVGKTTLMKRINEKLSHANHKFDVVIWVVVSRQVNEDSIQDAIRKRLNIKDESWRGWSQDERINYLWEVLTHKKFVLLIDDVWASMDLSKIGVPHPSFENGSKVVFTTRSEQVCDQMRADKTFEVQCLKFEEAMGLFENNISKLTIHSHPEILQLAKDIVGECKGLPLALTTVGQAMANRKKPSEWKHALRTLRNNPYKLSGMEEVYHILEFSYISLNDSTDQLCFLYCCLFPEDYRIGSRDLIELWIGEGLLGDTNDVYNMREKGEYILGSLKMACLLESGHDDDEEEEEYVKMHDVIRDMAIWIARDHGQRENKLLVIEKEEDMSTKGMSKWGEAEKVSIWEKWIHNIDQAPPGCSQLKTLIVRETKVSVLPGGFFDSMTACLTVLDLSDNENIDSFPEGICNLISLRYLNLSNTYINEMPREIRNLICLRWLLLDMMGHILIPRGVVASLPLNVFSTWESRLENEEEVVEELGRMQGLTDLSIYVQKSSIALKIFQSFQRCIRRVAIKNCEGLTHIPISHSLKGSGNFSHLEVLNFVNCPMLVKMEINQGIGQAPKCYCFPSLVEVLIVRCGFLDLSWLMHAPKLQSLLVVTCNSMEKIVGDGIAREELAASGLFSRLKFLGVSDLPKLRSICDHALLFPQGVEFRINGCRGLRKLPLDSNGMRGSFSIFGDKGWWEEFEWDPAAWVTFEGRGRGNKEEMTYGEAARKIKDGPPSYEARIRFLPR